A stretch of the Lolium perenne isolate Kyuss_39 chromosome 3, Kyuss_2.0, whole genome shotgun sequence genome encodes the following:
- the LOC127339790 gene encoding F-box protein SKIP23-like → MDWSGLPLDVLIEFAVRLTVVDWLSFGAVCTAWKQAAETASKSGLRPKQEPPWLMLAGGGTDLAVADFISLQDGRCRSIALPKGPEPAIQKRAWFGSANGWLVTVDDECALHLLNPITGAQLPLPSISTMGYFQVLPRNECNNAFRVLYDSRSLLRLHCPGLDLGHLPESPCELPADNFLVGFVRRAVPWWDPVIGEYFVMMIHGPENKLAFARERDAIWVVLPSTDHYNDAILYRGLFYTVTNCGLVQVWEPDGATFRPRLVVPEQAGSYELECYPYLRNYLAETQDGHLMLIWRESSYCRETDSDDEENYDAPIDNDARMHDHDDGYNSPDRSYNKHCGETIQQANPTIGFQVFVLDECPGGSEWRQMHDFGGATLFIGYNSTVFFPNDGTSGLLADCIYFTDDYYGYSWRRMHKPCDMGVFDMKTSLVKPIHLFNDEHSKSWPPPLLHPKPFPAALLPGGGGGPLPRDRSGPSSPALRLPLLPSLVAVAAPLPSKDEGVERAPRRCFMEGGGAPAEDAGSHGCGGHGLMHFVGRHGGMGRWSEAAFAPGGGSVVVASWA, encoded by the exons ATGGACTGGTCCGGTCTTCCGTTGGACGTGCTGATCGAATTCGCGGTCCGCCTCACCGTGGTAGACTGGCTCAGTTTCGGCGCCGTCTGCACGGCGTGGAAACAAGCGGCGGAGACAGCCTCGAAAAGCGGGCTTCGCCCCAAGCAGGAGCCGCCGTGGCTCATGCTGGCGGGAGGCGGCACCGACCTGGCCGTCGCCGACTTCATCTCCCTCCAGGACGGTCGCTGCCGTTCCATCGCGCTGCCCAAAGGCCCCGAACCAGCCATCCAGAAGCGCGCATGGTTCGGCTCCGCCAACGGCTGGCTCGTGACCGTCGACGACGAGTGCGCTCTCCATCTCCTGAACCCCATAACGGGTGCCCAGCTCCCGCTGCCATCCATTTCCACCATGGGCTACTTTCAGGTCCTCCCGAGAAATGAATGCAACAATGCGTTCCGGGTTCTGTACGACAGCCGGTCGTTACTTCGGCTCCACTGCCCGGGGCTCGACCTGGGGCACTTACCGGAGTCGCCATGTGAGCTTCCAGCAGACAACTTCTTGGTGGGCTTCGTCCGCAGAGCTGTGCCTTGGTGGGACCCCGTCATCGGCGAGTACTTCGTCATGATGATCCATGGCCCCGAGAACAAGCTTGCGTTTGCCCGTGAGAGGGACGCGATATGGGTCGTATTGCCATCGACGGACCATTACAACGACGCAATTCTTTACCGGGGCCTCTTCTACACGGTGACCAACTGCGGCTTGGTTCAGGTCTGGGAGCCTGACGGCGCGACATTTAGGCCAAGGCTGGTTGTTCCCGAGCAGGCAGGAAGCTACGAGTTGGAGTGCTACCCCTACCTAAGGAATTACTTAGCGGAGACACAGGATGGCCACCTAATGCTCATATGGAGGGAATCCAGCTATTGTCGGGAGAccgacagcgacgacgaagaaAATTACGATGCTCCTATCGACAACGATGCTCGTATGCACGATCATGACGACGGCTACAACTCCCCCGATAGGAGCTACAACAAGCATTGTGGCGAAACGATCCAACAAGCTAATCCGACTATAGGGTTCCAAGTATTTGTCCTCGACGAGTGCCCCGGAGGAAGCGAGTGGAGACAGATGCATGACTTCGGTGGGGCGACGCTTTTCATTGGTTACAACTCCACAGTGTTCTTCCCCAATGACGGGACATCTGGATTGCTCGCAGATTGCATATATTTTACGGATGACTATTATGGCTACTCTTGGCGCCGTATGCACAAGCCGTGCGACATGGGAGTATTTGACATGAAGACAAGCCTGGTGAAGCCGATACATTTGTTCAACGATGAACACTCCAAAAGCTGGCCTCCACCA TTGCTCCACCCAAAACCCTTCCCTGCCGCTCTcctcccgggcggcggcggaggccccCTTCCGCGCGACCGCAGCGGCCCCTCATCCCCTGCCCTTAGGCTGCCATTGCTGCCGTctctggtggcggtggcggcgcccctcccGTCGAAGGACGAAGGGGTGGAGAGGGCTCCGCGGCGGTGCTTCATGGAAGGCGGTGGGGCGCCCGCTGAGGACGCTGGGTCGCACGGCTGCGGTGGTCATGGCCTGATGCACTTCGTCGGTCGTCATGGAGGAATGGGCCGTTGGAGCGAGGCGGCGTTCGCCCCCGGCGGCGGTTCGGTGGTGGTGGCGAGCTGGGCCTGA